A genomic region of Thermodesulfobacteriota bacterium contains the following coding sequences:
- a CDS encoding FAD-dependent oxidoreductase has translation MAIIGGGTAGLAAARALSGSGVGVHIIEKTNFLGGHAIGYTCKATDECMQCGACSVEQLLKDVGSDKKASVHLFSEIEKVNYKENFAITLKKGPQYIDPEKCNNCGVCYEKSPVKGAVLRGYSKNNNPLYALNPDMIGECKPLVKLCPKKAIHLDAKASTKTVKADAVIVATGFAPFDASKKGTYGYGKFPNVISGLDMERIKREKGALVRPSDGLPAKKIAFIQCVGSRDERLGNLWCSRVCCSYALRSARSVKHRFPDTDVTVFYMDIQNIGKEFPVFYEACHNNFRFVRSIPVDVFPGDNDNLSIRFYDEDGTAAKPLEMSEPAAAEGATPQAAAGKAAYNMFDLLVLSIGITPNPDNLVLADLFGLAVDQDGFFKLSGEIDATRTKKKGVFVAGTAHQPKTIEASIAQAIKAAGEAMKYLGE, from the coding sequence GTGGCAATTATCGGTGGCGGGACCGCGGGGCTGGCGGCGGCCAGGGCACTGTCAGGATCCGGTGTGGGCGTCCATATAATCGAGAAGACGAATTTTCTGGGTGGGCACGCCATCGGTTATACCTGCAAGGCGACGGATGAATGCATGCAGTGCGGCGCATGCAGCGTGGAGCAACTGCTCAAGGATGTCGGCAGCGACAAAAAAGCATCGGTGCACCTTTTCTCCGAGATCGAAAAAGTCAATTACAAAGAGAATTTTGCGATCACGTTGAAAAAAGGCCCGCAGTATATTGATCCGGAAAAATGCAATAACTGCGGCGTCTGTTATGAAAAATCCCCGGTAAAGGGGGCGGTGCTGCGGGGATATTCCAAAAACAATAATCCCCTGTACGCCCTGAATCCGGACATGATTGGCGAATGCAAACCGCTGGTGAAGCTTTGCCCGAAAAAGGCCATCCACCTTGATGCCAAAGCGTCCACCAAAACCGTAAAAGCGGACGCGGTCATCGTGGCGACGGGTTTCGCCCCCTTTGATGCGTCCAAAAAAGGGACCTATGGCTACGGGAAATTTCCCAACGTCATCAGCGGGCTGGATATGGAGCGGATCAAGCGGGAAAAAGGCGCTCTGGTCCGTCCTTCGGACGGGCTTCCGGCGAAAAAGATCGCTTTTATTCAATGCGTCGGCAGCCGGGACGAGCGGCTCGGCAATCTCTGGTGCTCCCGGGTCTGCTGTTCGTATGCCCTGCGGTCGGCCCGTTCCGTGAAACATCGTTTTCCCGATACGGACGTTACCGTCTTTTATATGGATATCCAGAACATCGGCAAGGAATTCCCGGTTTTTTATGAAGCCTGTCACAATAACTTCCGGTTTGTCCGAAGCATACCGGTGGATGTTTTCCCCGGAGACAACGACAACTTGTCCATCCGTTTTTATGATGAGGATGGCACGGCCGCGAAACCATTGGAGATGAGCGAACCGGCGGCCGCAGAGGGTGCAACCCCGCAAGCCGCGGCGGGCAAGGCCGCGTATAATATGTTTGATCTCCTGGTGCTGTCCATTGGCATTACGCCCAATCCGGACAACCTGGTTCTCGCGGATTTGTTCGGCCTGGCCGTGGATCAGGACGGATTTTTTAAATTGTCAGGGGAGATCGACGCGACCCGGACGAAGAAAAAGGGCGTTTTTGTGGCCGGAACCGCGCATCAGCCGAAAACAATCGAAGCTTCCATTGCCCAGGCGATCAAGGCGGCAGGGGAAGCCATGAAATATCTGGGAGAATAG
- a CDS encoding methylenetetrahydrofolate reductase has protein sequence MKSDSRLEKILRAGHFAFTGELGPPRGANVEALRKKASHLKGMVDMVNVTDNQTAVVRMSSFAASLIAITEGLEPNFQMVCRDRNRLAMQADILGAYAHGIHNILCLSGDHMQFGDHPQAKGVFDIDSMQLVNTIRMMRDEGKFLSGQEIDVPPRMFIGAAANPFARPHEWRVHRLAKKVAAGADFIQTQCVFNMKRMREWVKQANDMGLTEKVFILAGVTPMKSLGMARYMKLNVPGMDVPDEIINRLKGVPKNEQANEGIKIACEQIAEFREMKGVAGVHLMAIEWEHKVPEIAERAGVLPRPEV, from the coding sequence ATGAAATCTGATAGCAGACTGGAGAAAATACTTCGTGCGGGCCATTTCGCGTTTACCGGTGAACTCGGTCCTCCCCGGGGCGCTAATGTAGAAGCGTTGCGAAAGAAAGCCTCGCACCTGAAAGGCATGGTGGACATGGTCAATGTCACCGACAACCAGACGGCGGTCGTCCGGATGTCGAGTTTTGCCGCCTCGCTGATCGCCATTACGGAAGGGCTGGAGCCCAACTTCCAGATGGTCTGCCGGGATCGTAACCGGCTGGCCATGCAGGCGGATATCCTCGGCGCCTATGCCCATGGAATTCACAATATTCTATGCCTGTCCGGCGACCACATGCAGTTCGGCGACCACCCCCAGGCCAAGGGCGTTTTTGACATTGATTCCATGCAACTGGTTAACACCATTAGAATGATGCGGGATGAAGGCAAGTTCTTGAGCGGTCAGGAAATCGACGTGCCGCCCCGCATGTTTATCGGCGCTGCCGCCAATCCCTTTGCCAGACCTCACGAATGGCGGGTGCATCGTCTGGCGAAAAAAGTCGCCGCCGGAGCCGATTTTATTCAGACCCAGTGTGTGTTCAACATGAAGCGGATGCGGGAATGGGTCAAGCAGGCCAATGACATGGGGCTGACCGAAAAGGTGTTTATTCTGGCCGGCGTTACCCCCATGAAAAGCCTCGGTATGGCCAGGTACATGAAGCTGAACGTGCCGGGCATGGATGTCCCGGATGAAATTATCAACCGGCTCAAGGGCGTGCCCAAAAACGAACAGGCCAACGAGGGGATCAAGATCGCCTGCGAGCAGATCGCGGAATTCAGGGAGATGAAAGGCGTCGCCGGCGTTCATCTGATGGCGATTGAATGGGAGCACAAGGTTCCTGAAATTGCGGAAAGGGCCGGCGTCCTTCCGAGGCCGGAAGTTTAA
- a CDS encoding methylenetetrahydrofolate reductase C-terminal domain-containing protein produces MIVAERKPFEEIEAFIKNYRKVLTVGCATCVTVCLTGGEKEVGILNAELAISARQQGRSAEFGAATVQRQCDMEFLAELDDLVPQHDALLSMACGAGIQFLAERYPGIPVFPAVNTNFIGVNRDAGWYEEKCRACGNCQLGLTGGICPVTMCAKSLFNGPCGGTNNESCEISKDQPCAWFMIYQRLNAQNRLENILKLNPVNDWRNTKPQTLIQSGYRERKVFFEER; encoded by the coding sequence ATGATAGTAGCTGAACGAAAACCGTTTGAAGAAATCGAAGCGTTTATCAAAAATTACCGGAAGGTGCTGACCGTGGGATGCGCCACCTGCGTAACGGTCTGCCTGACGGGTGGCGAAAAAGAGGTCGGAATATTGAACGCGGAATTGGCCATCAGCGCCCGGCAACAGGGTCGCTCCGCGGAATTCGGCGCGGCCACCGTGCAGCGGCAGTGCGATATGGAATTTCTTGCCGAGCTGGATGACCTGGTACCGCAACACGACGCCCTGCTCTCCATGGCCTGCGGCGCCGGCATTCAATTCCTTGCCGAAAGATATCCCGGGATCCCCGTGTTCCCGGCCGTCAACACCAATTTCATCGGCGTCAACCGGGATGCCGGCTGGTACGAGGAAAAATGCCGCGCCTGCGGTAATTGCCAGCTGGGCCTGACGGGCGGAATCTGCCCGGTGACCATGTGCGCCAAATCCCTTTTCAACGGCCCCTGCGGCGGCACCAACAATGAGAGCTGTGAAATCAGCAAGGATCAGCCATGCGCCTGGTTCATGATTTATCAGCGCCTTAACGCACAAAATCGTCTGGAAAATATTCTGAAGTTGAATCCGGTAAATGACTGGAGAAACACCAAACCGCAGACGCTCATTCAGTCGGGATACAGAGAGCGTAAGGTTTTTTTTGAAGAAAGGTAA
- the mdh gene encoding malate dehydrogenase, with the protein MEKKITVIGAGNVGATTAQRLAEKQIGDVVLIDIAEGLPQGKALDLAEAAPIEKHDAQVAGSNDYELSRNSDIVIITAGIPRKPGMSRDDLISTNAKIIREVTRQVAQYSPNAILIVVSNPLDAMCHVAYDASGFPKNRVIGMAGVLDSARFRTFIARELDVSVENTHAFVLGGHGDTMVPLPRYSTVAGIPITELLDKPTIDRLIERTRNGGAEIVGLLKTGSAFYAPASAAVEMAESIVKNRKKILPCAVLLEGEYGIKGLFIGVPVKLGSNGVEKVIEIKLTPEENEGLQASARAVQELVETLKKLS; encoded by the coding sequence ATGGAAAAGAAAATCACGGTAATCGGTGCGGGAAATGTGGGGGCGACAACCGCCCAGCGGCTGGCTGAAAAACAGATCGGAGATGTCGTACTGATCGATATCGCCGAAGGGCTGCCCCAGGGCAAGGCACTGGATCTGGCCGAAGCGGCCCCGATCGAAAAACACGACGCCCAGGTTGCAGGAAGCAACGATTATGAACTTTCCAGAAACTCGGATATCGTTATTATAACCGCCGGGATTCCCAGAAAGCCGGGCATGAGCAGAGACGATCTGATCAGCACCAACGCGAAAATCATCCGGGAAGTGACCCGTCAGGTCGCCCAATACTCCCCGAACGCGATCCTGATCGTGGTCAGCAACCCGCTGGACGCCATGTGCCACGTGGCGTATGACGCCAGCGGTTTTCCCAAAAACCGCGTTATCGGCATGGCCGGCGTTCTGGATTCCGCCCGTTTCCGGACGTTCATCGCCAGGGAACTCGACGTCTCGGTGGAAAACACTCACGCCTTTGTGCTCGGCGGCCACGGCGACACCATGGTGCCCCTGCCCCGGTATTCCACCGTGGCCGGGATTCCCATTACGGAACTGCTGGACAAACCGACTATCGATCGTCTGATCGAACGTACCCGGAACGGGGGAGCGGAAATCGTCGGGCTGCTGAAAACCGGCAGCGCCTTCTACGCCCCGGCTTCGGCCGCGGTGGAAATGGCCGAATCCATAGTAAAAAACAGAAAAAAAATTCTGCCCTGCGCGGTTCTTCTGGAGGGTGAATACGGCATCAAGGGGCTGTTTATCGGCGTGCCGGTCAAGCTGGGAAGCAACGGCGTTGAAAAGGTTATCGAGATCAAACTGACACCCGAAGAAAACGAAGGCCTGCAGGCCTCCGCCAGGGCGGTTCAGGAACTGGTTGAAACACTGAAAAAACTATCTTAA
- a CDS encoding DUF1566 domain-containing protein encodes MRRLSEIFHTIHFATMLTVAVFALAMLTGVIGCDTGGGGVSRENEIDYTCTDADSDGYYGQAGCGTTIDPNDNDATIYPGAPEVCADGIDNDFDDYIDEGCAPGCTDIDKDGYYAGAGCVTPVDCDDMDAAVHPGGGDICADDVDNDCDGLIDPGCPPEICGDGIDNDGDQFIDEECVAGDSSVPDTGQSVCYGYNERIFPCPVAGEAFYGQDACYRFDGSAYTKLDDSAGELPDDTPVWAMVKDNVTGLIWELKTDNGNLQDKDFTYTWNDAQEFILDLNRNNFGGYSDWRLPTVNELAYIVNYGAYGPAIDRSYFPNTINGQYWTAIPYATDDTLAWRIDFYDGGPVVSAKEELCYVRAVRGRTDAPSFRDNGNNTVTDNVTGLMWTKFPTDTMSWQEGLAYCENLTLAGYSDWRLPNIKELRSIVDYTVELPSIDLDFFPETIGSAYWSSTTYHVERTRVWVIGFYSGVGGGTPKGMGSNVRAVRDL; translated from the coding sequence ATGAGGCGCTTATCAGAAATTTTTCATACGATTCATTTTGCCACAATGCTGACCGTTGCGGTTTTTGCGCTGGCGATGCTGACCGGCGTTATCGGTTGCGATACAGGCGGCGGCGGCGTCTCCAGAGAAAATGAGATTGATTATACCTGCACGGACGCGGATTCGGACGGCTACTATGGTCAGGCCGGCTGCGGCACCACCATTGACCCGAACGACAACGACGCGACCATTTATCCCGGCGCCCCGGAAGTATGCGCGGATGGCATTGATAACGACTTCGACGATTACATCGATGAGGGCTGCGCGCCCGGATGCACCGATATCGATAAAGACGGTTATTACGCCGGAGCGGGCTGCGTCACTCCCGTGGACTGTGATGACATGGACGCGGCCGTCCATCCGGGAGGCGGTGATATCTGCGCCGACGATGTGGATAACGATTGTGACGGCTTGATCGATCCCGGTTGCCCGCCTGAAATCTGTGGTGACGGAATTGATAATGACGGCGACCAGTTCATTGACGAGGAGTGCGTTGCCGGAGATTCTTCGGTTCCTGATACCGGCCAGAGCGTCTGCTACGGATATAATGAAAGAATCTTCCCCTGTCCCGTCGCGGGAGAGGCTTTTTACGGGCAGGATGCCTGCTATCGTTTTGATGGCTCCGCCTATACCAAACTGGACGACAGCGCTGGCGAACTGCCCGATGACACTCCGGTCTGGGCCATGGTCAAAGACAATGTGACCGGACTGATTTGGGAACTCAAGACCGACAACGGGAACCTTCAGGACAAAGATTTTACCTATACCTGGAATGACGCTCAGGAGTTTATCCTTGATCTTAATCGCAATAATTTCGGCGGGTATTCGGACTGGCGGTTGCCGACCGTCAATGAACTGGCTTATATCGTGAATTACGGCGCCTATGGCCCGGCCATTGACCGGTCTTATTTCCCCAACACCATCAATGGCCAGTACTGGACCGCCATACCATACGCGACCGATGATACCCTGGCCTGGCGCATTGATTTTTATGACGGTGGGCCGGTCGTTTCAGCAAAAGAGGAACTTTGTTATGTACGCGCGGTCCGCGGACGGACCGACGCCCCGTCCTTCCGGGACAACGGCAACAACACCGTCACCGATAACGTTACCGGACTGATGTGGACGAAATTTCCGACGGATACCATGTCCTGGCAGGAGGGGTTGGCCTACTGCGAAAATCTGACGCTGGCGGGGTATTCGGACTGGCGGCTGCCGAATATCAAGGAGCTGAGATCGATTGTCGATTATACCGTCGAACTCCCGTCCATTGACCTGGATTTTTTTCCAGAAACCATAGGATCAGCCTACTGGTCGTCTACGACTTATCACGTTGAGCGGACGCGGGTTTGGGTGATTGGTTTTTATTCCGGCGTCGGGGGCGGCACGCCCAAGGGAATGGGCAGCAATGTCCGTGCGGTTCGGGATTTGTGA
- a CDS encoding DUF1566 domain-containing protein — MRRTPEVSWLIRMVMLLTVAVAGMMIMSGLAGCTTGNGKSGQDKADPPGCTDADKDDYYAEEGCGTSLDCNDLDATIHPGAREHCVDIDNDCDGLIDEGCTPEVCGDGVDNDGDGVADEECATGTSFVSDTGQARCYDSLGAMYPCPSQGQPFFGQDACYSMNSTPFTKLDANGNELPDDATEWSMVKDNVTGLVWEVKTDDGGLRDRDNLYDWEDAAGVFIAQLNADRFGGYSDWRFPAIDELDSIVRFGVSNPAINRRYFPNTLPECFWSSTTFASDETLAWSLGFNDGSIFIGSKEDGCHVRGVRGGQLMRTYTDNGDGTVTATDNGVSLMWARDSFVEASSWEDALAYCENLILAGYSDWRLPDIKELRSLVDYERHGPAIDLNYFPDTTLDPYWSSTTYTESPGDAWVVGFYSGGSNGGEDKNRDASKVRAVRGGLE, encoded by the coding sequence ATGAGACGCACACCGGAAGTTTCGTGGCTGATTCGTATGGTCATGCTGCTGACAGTGGCAGTGGCCGGCATGATGATCATGTCCGGCCTGGCCGGCTGCACCACCGGAAACGGTAAATCCGGACAGGACAAGGCAGATCCTCCCGGCTGCACGGACGCGGACAAGGACGACTATTACGCCGAGGAGGGATGTGGAACGAGCCTCGACTGCAATGACCTGGACGCGACCATCCATCCCGGCGCGAGGGAACATTGCGTGGATATCGACAATGACTGCGACGGTTTGATCGATGAAGGCTGTACGCCGGAGGTTTGCGGCGACGGCGTCGATAATGACGGTGACGGCGTCGCCGACGAAGAGTGCGCTACCGGGACGTCTTTTGTTTCCGACACCGGCCAGGCGCGGTGCTATGACAGTCTGGGGGCAATGTATCCCTGCCCGTCACAGGGACAGCCGTTCTTTGGCCAGGATGCCTGTTATTCCATGAACAGTACGCCGTTTACCAAACTGGACGCCAACGGGAATGAGCTGCCGGACGACGCGACTGAATGGTCCATGGTAAAAGACAATGTTACCGGACTGGTATGGGAGGTCAAGACCGATGACGGCGGCCTACGGGACCGGGATAATCTGTATGACTGGGAGGATGCCGCCGGCGTGTTTATCGCTCAACTCAATGCCGACCGGTTCGGCGGATATTCGGACTGGCGATTTCCCGCCATAGATGAACTGGATTCCATTGTACGATTTGGGGTTTCTAATCCAGCGATTAACCGGCGTTATTTTCCTAACACCTTACCCGAGTGCTTCTGGTCCTCAACGACTTTCGCGTCAGACGAGACGCTGGCGTGGAGTCTGGGATTCAACGACGGCAGTATCTTCATTGGCAGCAAAGAGGACGGATGCCATGTGCGCGGGGTTCGCGGCGGTCAGTTGATGAGAACATACACGGACAACGGAGACGGAACGGTCACCGCCACTGATAATGGCGTGAGCCTGATGTGGGCCCGGGATTCATTCGTCGAGGCGTCGTCCTGGGAAGACGCCTTGGCCTATTGTGAAAATCTGATCCTGGCCGGTTATTCAGACTGGCGGTTGCCCGATATCAAAGAGCTGAGATCGCTCGTTGATTACGAACGCCATGGGCCCGCTATCGACCTGAATTATTTTCCCGATACGACGTTAGATCCTTACTGGTCTTCCACAACTTATACCGAGTCTCCTGGAGATGCCTGGGTCGTTGGTTTTTACAGCGGCGGCAGCAATGGCGGTGAAGACAAGAACCGGGATGCGTCTAAAGTGCGTGCGGTTCGCGGCGGGCTGGAATAG
- the uvrC gene encoding excinuclease ABC subunit UvrC, which translates to MTPNEKLSHTPSGPGVYLFKDAAGRVIYVGKAANLKKRLSSYFVDRSRLTPKTGVLVERMASFDTVVTATEKEALILESTLIKRHKPRYNVILKDDKRYPVLRLDVAGQTYPVLEIVRKIVNDGALYFGPYTSSRSVRETVRMIDRTFRLRQCRDIRFRKRERPCLNYQMGVCLAPCCRNVAEDEYRGIVQEVVLFLKGRRADLVAKIRGEMLQAARCQDFEQAARLRDKMFAVEKTLEKQVAVTTDFADRDVIGFAENERFSVFALLHVRGGFLVGTGSFVFDRPMTPEPETVSSFVLQYYEKNSVVPEEILTAVSPADPDLVAASLSEFRGKKVELIYPKRGEKKRLVEMAAENAGKELTDRMAQLESGRQVLERLQKKLHLSDLPEVIECFDNSHLAGTETVAAMAVFTAGRPDRNKYRRYRLRSAGSGDDYASMAEVLIRRFTPDAEITEWPDLVLVDGGRGQLSIALSVFESLGLAGRFAVAAIAKKKKEKGETEDKIYLPGRVNPVNFKTDDPALFLLQQIRDEAHRFAISYQKARRGAVAFRSALDGVTGLGPKKKKALLDHFGTIEKIRGADMNELVAVSGISGKIAAEIRQALQTQSDRQIPGK; encoded by the coding sequence ATGACCCCTAACGAAAAATTGTCCCATACACCATCCGGTCCGGGCGTGTACCTGTTCAAAGACGCCGCCGGCCGGGTCATCTATGTCGGCAAGGCCGCTAACCTGAAAAAGCGGCTATCATCTTATTTTGTTGACCGGAGCCGGCTGACGCCGAAGACGGGCGTGCTGGTGGAACGCATGGCCTCTTTTGACACGGTGGTGACCGCCACGGAAAAAGAGGCGCTGATCCTTGAATCGACCCTGATCAAACGGCACAAGCCCCGCTATAACGTCATTCTAAAGGATGACAAACGCTATCCCGTGCTGCGCCTTGACGTTGCCGGTCAGACGTACCCGGTGCTGGAGATCGTGAGGAAGATCGTCAACGACGGCGCCCTCTATTTCGGACCTTACACATCCTCCCGGTCGGTCCGTGAAACCGTCCGCATGATCGACCGGACCTTTCGGCTCAGGCAGTGCCGGGACATTCGATTCCGGAAACGGGAGCGGCCATGCCTGAATTACCAGATGGGTGTCTGTCTGGCGCCCTGCTGCCGAAACGTTGCCGAAGACGAATACCGGGGAATCGTCCAGGAAGTGGTGCTGTTTTTAAAGGGACGCCGGGCCGACCTGGTGGCGAAGATCAGGGGGGAGATGCTGCAGGCGGCCCGATGCCAGGATTTCGAGCAGGCGGCCCGGTTGCGGGACAAGATGTTCGCGGTGGAAAAAACGCTGGAAAAACAGGTGGCCGTTACCACGGATTTTGCCGACAGGGACGTGATCGGTTTTGCGGAAAACGAGCGGTTTTCAGTTTTTGCCCTGCTGCATGTCCGGGGCGGCTTTCTGGTCGGTACCGGTTCTTTTGTTTTCGACCGGCCCATGACGCCGGAACCGGAGACCGTCAGTTCCTTTGTATTGCAGTATTATGAAAAAAACAGCGTTGTCCCGGAAGAGATCCTGACGGCCGTCTCGCCGGCCGATCCGGATCTGGTGGCCGCCTCCCTGAGTGAATTCAGGGGTAAAAAGGTTGAGTTGATATATCCCAAACGGGGCGAGAAAAAACGGCTCGTTGAGATGGCCGCGGAAAACGCCGGAAAAGAGCTGACCGATCGCATGGCCCAGCTGGAATCCGGTCGGCAGGTGCTGGAACGGCTGCAAAAAAAGTTGCATCTATCCGATCTGCCCGAGGTGATCGAGTGTTTTGACAATTCTCACCTGGCCGGAACGGAAACGGTAGCCGCCATGGCGGTGTTTACTGCCGGGCGGCCGGACAGAAATAAGTACCGGCGCTATCGCCTGCGCTCGGCCGGCAGCGGCGACGATTACGCCTCCATGGCCGAGGTGTTGATCCGCCGGTTCACGCCCGATGCGGAAATCACCGAATGGCCGGATCTGGTTCTGGTGGACGGGGGCAGGGGACAGTTGAGCATCGCCCTGTCGGTGTTCGAATCCCTGGGGCTGGCCGGGCGTTTTGCCGTGGCGGCCATTGCCAAGAAGAAAAAGGAAAAGGGCGAGACCGAGGACAAGATTTATCTGCCCGGCCGGGTCAACCCCGTGAATTTCAAAACGGACGATCCGGCCCTGTTTTTATTGCAGCAGATCAGGGATGAGGCCCACCGGTTCGCGATTTCATATCAGAAGGCCCGCCGGGGCGCCGTTGCCTTTCGATCGGCCCTGGATGGCGTGACCGGGCTCGGCCCGAAGAAAAAGAAAGCGCTGCTGGATCATTTCGGCACCATAGAGAAAATCCGCGGAGCGGATATGAACGAACTGGTCGCGGTGTCGGGGATTTCCGGAAAAATCGCCGCCGAAATCCGACAGGCGCTGCAAACACAGTCCGACAGGCAGATACCTGGAAAATGA
- the uvrB gene encoding excinuclease ABC subunit UvrB, whose protein sequence is MPLYSLVTDFTPRGDQPGAIDGLCRYIQSGRKHMVFMGVTGSGKTFTMANVIARLEKPALVIAPNKTLAAQLYNEFKGLFPGNSVEYFVSYYDYYQPEAYLPVTDTYIQKDSSINEMIDKMRHSATRSVLSRRDVIVVASVSCIFGLGAPEDYLDLRIDLEPGMAMDRDDFLKRLVSIQYERNDLDFFRGVFRVRGDRVDVFPAYEEDRALRVEFFGDEIEAVSEIDSLKGEVVNRLTGAVIYPASHYVTKKQNRQAIIDRILDEMKARVDYFRDNNKLIEAQRIEERTLFDMEMIQEIGYCNGIENYARHITGRGQGEPPSTLIDYFPDDFLIFLDESHITVPQIGAMYKGDRSRKETLVGYGFRLPSALDNRPLTFDEFNAKAERAAMVYVSATPAGYEFNRAGDAVVEQVVRPTGLIDPRIEVRSATSQVDDLFDEIRKRADCQERVLVTTLTKRMAEDLTDYYADLGIKTKYLHSEIKTIERMELIQQLRRGEIDVLIGINLLREGLDIPEVSLVAVLDADKEGFLRSERSLVQTFGRAARNINGTVILYADRVTDSMMRAMNETNRRREIQVQYNQAHHIIPRTIVKEIATTFEAMCDLTRAEVDDKVGETLVKYDAAGDLSRILSGLEREMKQAAEVYEFERAAEIRDRINELKKLMLFDFDK, encoded by the coding sequence ATGCCCCTGTATTCTCTTGTTACCGACTTCACGCCCAGGGGCGATCAGCCCGGGGCCATTGACGGGCTCTGCCGTTACATTCAATCCGGCCGGAAACACATGGTTTTCATGGGCGTGACCGGTTCGGGCAAAACGTTCACCATGGCCAATGTCATTGCCCGGCTGGAAAAACCGGCCCTGGTCATCGCGCCCAACAAGACGCTGGCGGCCCAGCTTTACAATGAGTTCAAGGGGCTTTTCCCCGGAAACAGCGTGGAGTATTTTGTCAGTTACTATGATTATTACCAGCCGGAAGCCTACCTGCCTGTCACGGATACATACATCCAGAAGGATTCATCCATCAACGAAATGATCGACAAGATGCGCCATTCCGCCACCCGGTCGGTGCTGTCGCGACGGGATGTCATCGTGGTGGCCAGCGTTTCCTGCATCTTTGGACTGGGAGCGCCGGAGGATTATCTCGACCTGCGCATCGACCTGGAACCCGGCATGGCCATGGACCGGGACGATTTTCTCAAACGTCTGGTGTCCATCCAGTACGAACGGAATGATCTGGATTTCTTCCGGGGCGTTTTCCGGGTCCGCGGCGACCGGGTGGACGTGTTTCCCGCGTACGAGGAAGACCGGGCCCTGCGGGTTGAATTTTTCGGAGACGAAATTGAAGCCGTTTCCGAAATCGATTCCCTTAAAGGAGAGGTGGTCAACCGGTTAACCGGAGCGGTGATTTACCCGGCCAGCCATTATGTCACCAAAAAGCAGAACCGCCAGGCCATCATCGACCGGATTCTGGACGAGATGAAGGCGCGCGTCGATTATTTCCGGGACAACAATAAACTGATCGAGGCTCAGCGGATCGAGGAACGGACCCTTTTTGACATGGAGATGATCCAGGAGATCGGTTACTGCAACGGCATCGAGAATTACGCCCGGCACATTACCGGCCGTGGACAGGGTGAGCCGCCTTCGACCCTGATCGATTATTTTCCCGATGATTTTCTGATTTTTCTGGATGAGAGTCATATTACCGTGCCGCAAATCGGGGCCATGTACAAGGGCGACCGGTCCCGCAAGGAGACCCTGGTAGGATATGGATTCCGACTGCCGTCGGCCCTGGATAACCGGCCCCTGACCTTTGACGAATTCAACGCCAAGGCGGAGCGGGCCGCGATGGTCTATGTTTCCGCCACGCCGGCGGGCTACGAGTTCAACCGGGCCGGGGACGCCGTAGTGGAACAGGTGGTCCGGCCCACCGGACTGATCGATCCCCGCATTGAGGTCCGTTCCGCGACCAGCCAGGTGGACGACCTTTTTGATGAAATCCGGAAGCGGGCCGACTGTCAGGAACGGGTACTGGTCACCACCCTGACCAAGCGGATGGCCGAAGATTTGACCGATTATTACGCCGATCTGGGGATCAAGACCAAATACCTTCATTCCGAAATCAAGACCATCGAGCGCATGGAGCTGATCCAGCAATTGCGGCGGGGGGAGATCGACGTGCTGATCGGCATCAACCTGCTGCGCGAAGGGCTGGATATCCCGGAAGTCTCCCTGGTGGCGGTGCTGGACGCGGACAAGGAGGGGTTCCTCCGGTCGGAACGATCCCTGGTCCAGACCTTCGGCCGGGCCGCCCGGAACATCAACGGCACCGTCATCCTTTACGCCGATAGGGTGACCGACTCCATGATGCGCGCCATGAATGAAACCAATCGCCGCCGGGAGATCCAGGTTCAATACAATCAGGCTCACCACATCATTCCCCGCACCATTGTCAAGGAGATCGCCACCACTTTCGAGGCCATGTGCGACCTGACCCGGGCTGAAGTGGACGACAAGGTCGGCGAAACGCTGGTAAAGTATGATGCCGCGGGAGATCTGAGCCGCATTCTGTCCGGGTTGGAACGGGAGATGAAGCAGGCGGCCGAGGTCTATGAGTTTGAAAGAGCGGCTGAGATCCGGGACCGGATCAATGAACTGAAAAAACTGATGCTGTTTGATTTTGACAAATGA
- a CDS encoding TRL domain-containing protein, translating to MKQLVTRKAAVLSLALVFCSLFLSGCVYGRVRYPLDQDVAQTHLGDKIGSSSAHSVAWLVSWGDAGVAAAAKNGDLQTINHLDGEFFIVLFGLYARQTTIAYGE from the coding sequence ATGAAACAATTAGTCACAAGAAAAGCGGCGGTATTGTCGCTGGCACTGGTATTCTGTTCACTATTTCTTTCCGGCTGCGTATACGGCAGGGTTAGATATCCCCTTGATCAGGACGTCGCCCAGACCCATCTGGGAGATAAAATCGGTTCCTCCAGCGCCCATTCCGTCGCCTGGCTGGTGAGCTGGGGAGATGCGGGTGTGGCCGCGGCCGCGAAAAACGGGGATCTACAGACGATCAACCATCTGGATGGCGAATTTTTTATCGTGCTGTTCGGGCTGTATGCCCGTCAGACGACCATTGCCTATGGGGAATAA